In Gopherus flavomarginatus isolate rGopFla2 chromosome 1, rGopFla2.mat.asm, whole genome shotgun sequence, a single genomic region encodes these proteins:
- the LOC127034480 gene encoding hemoglobin subunit epsilon isoform X2 produces the protein MRVTETFFIVKENWKEQRKMESYSSNMQWILPSPPPPPANLLPTTKAASAKDPSLVTMVHWTAEEKQLITSLWGKVNVEECGGEALARLLIVYPWTQRFFSAFGNLSSPTAIMGNPKVRAHGKKVLTSFGDAVKNLDNIKATYAKLSELHCNKLHVDPENFRLLGDILIIVLATRFAKEFTPACQAAWQKLASVVAHALAHQYH, from the exons ATGAGAGTAACAGAGACATTCTTTATTGTCAAGGAGAACTGGAAAGAACAAAGGAAAATGGAATCCTATAGCAGCAACATGCAATGgatactcccctccccacccccacctcccgccAACCTCCTTCCCACTACCAAAG CTGCATCTGCAAAGGACCCCTCACTCGTCACCATGGTGCACTGGACAGCCGAAGAGAAGCAGCTCATTACCAGCCTGTGGGGCAAGGTCAATGTGGAGGAATGCGGCGGCGAAGCCCTGGCCAG GCTGCTGATCGTCTACCCCTGGACCCAGAGGTTTTTCTCTGCCTTCGGGAACCTCTCCAGCCCCACCGCCATTATGGGCAACCCCAAGGTCCGTGCCCACGGCAAGAAGGTGCTGACCTCCTTTGGGGACGCCGTGAAGAACCTGGACAACATCAAGGCCACGTACGCCAAACTGAGTGAGCTGCACTGCAACAAGCTGCATGTAGATCCCGAGAACTTCCGG ctcctgggtgaCATCCTCATCATCGTCCTGGCCACCCGCTTTGCGAAGGAGTTCACCCCTGCCTGCCAGGCTGCCTGGCAGAAGCTGGCCAGCGTGGTGGCCCACGCACTGGCCCACCAGTACCACTGA
- the LOC127034480 gene encoding hemoglobin subunit epsilon isoform X9 → MPAASAKDPSLVTMVHWTAEEKQLITSLWGKVNVEECGGEALARLLIVYPWTQRFFSAFGNLSSPTAIMGNPKVRAHGKKVLTSFGDAVKNLDNIKATYAKLSELHCNKLHVDPENFRLLGDILIIVLATRFAKEFTPACQAAWQKLASVVAHALAHQYH, encoded by the exons CTGCATCTGCAAAGGACCCCTCACTCGTCACCATGGTGCACTGGACAGCCGAAGAGAAGCAGCTCATTACCAGCCTGTGGGGCAAGGTCAATGTGGAGGAATGCGGCGGCGAAGCCCTGGCCAG GCTGCTGATCGTCTACCCCTGGACCCAGAGGTTTTTCTCTGCCTTCGGGAACCTCTCCAGCCCCACCGCCATTATGGGCAACCCCAAGGTCCGTGCCCACGGCAAGAAGGTGCTGACCTCCTTTGGGGACGCCGTGAAGAACCTGGACAACATCAAGGCCACGTACGCCAAACTGAGTGAGCTGCACTGCAACAAGCTGCATGTAGATCCCGAGAACTTCCGG ctcctgggtgaCATCCTCATCATCGTCCTGGCCACCCGCTTTGCGAAGGAGTTCACCCCTGCCTGCCAGGCTGCCTGGCAGAAGCTGGCCAGCGTGGTGGCCCACGCACTGGCCCACCAGTACCACTGA
- the LOC127034480 gene encoding hemoglobin subunit epsilon isoform X10, translated as MVHWTAEEKQLITSLWGKVNVEECGGEALARLLIVYPWTQRFFSAFGNLSSPTAIMGNPKVRAHGKKVLTSFGDAVKNLDNIKATYAKLSELHCNKLHVDPENFRLLGDILIIVLATRFAKEFTPACQAAWQKLASVVAHALAHQYH; from the exons ATGGTGCACTGGACAGCCGAAGAGAAGCAGCTCATTACCAGCCTGTGGGGCAAGGTCAATGTGGAGGAATGCGGCGGCGAAGCCCTGGCCAG GCTGCTGATCGTCTACCCCTGGACCCAGAGGTTTTTCTCTGCCTTCGGGAACCTCTCCAGCCCCACCGCCATTATGGGCAACCCCAAGGTCCGTGCCCACGGCAAGAAGGTGCTGACCTCCTTTGGGGACGCCGTGAAGAACCTGGACAACATCAAGGCCACGTACGCCAAACTGAGTGAGCTGCACTGCAACAAGCTGCATGTAGATCCCGAGAACTTCCGG ctcctgggtgaCATCCTCATCATCGTCCTGGCCACCCGCTTTGCGAAGGAGTTCACCCCTGCCTGCCAGGCTGCCTGGCAGAAGCTGGCCAGCGTGGTGGCCCACGCACTGGCCCACCAGTACCACTGA